Proteins encoded within one genomic window of Camelina sativa cultivar DH55 chromosome 19, Cs, whole genome shotgun sequence:
- the LOC104765228 gene encoding uncharacterized protein LOC104765228 — protein sequence MANMNSLHQMIFPDENAPIHRKKSVTTAASVKSKGTVLGQKKPGGARKALNDITNKSGILAKASSKNNKQIASAASTAKDEIDIAGERFLHDHSKCIKQQQNMWDDHFSADLILLNHGSSIKEKHLSYDMEKMDAKNNLTYDEPEEIASPKLTDWLKSSTPWRSPIRHGSMMMPSTPLAWRFDSTEFTLTEDSDLF from the exons ATGGCGAACATGAACTCTCTTCACCAGATGATCTTCCCAGACGAGAACGCTCCGATTCATCGcaaaa AGTCTGTTACTACTGCGGCTTCTGTGAAATCTAAAGGAACTGTACTTGGTCAGAAGAAACCTGGTGGAGCTCGTAAGGCTCTGAATGATATCACAAACAAGTCTGGGATTCTTGCTAAAGCTTCTTCAAAGAATAATAAGCAAATCGCTTCTGCTGCTTCTACTGCGAAAGATGAGATTGACATAGCTGGGGAAAGGTTCTTACACGATCACAGCAAATGCATCAAACAGCAGCAGAATATGTGGGATGATCACTTCTCTGCTGATCTCATTCTACTTAACCATG GTTCAAGCATCAAGGAGAAGCATCTCAGTTATGACATGGAAAAG ATGGATGCTAAGAACAATCTGACTTACGACGAACCAGAAGAGATTGCATCTCCCAAGTTGACTGATTGGCTTAAAAGCTCAACGCCATGGCGCTCCCCAATCAGACATGGTTCTATGATGATGCCTTCCACTCCTCTGGCTTGGAGGTTCGATTCAACTGAGTTCACACTCACAGAAGACTCTGACCTCTTCTAA
- the LOC104765229 gene encoding uncharacterized protein LOC104765229, with amino-acid sequence MQGMGDFLSEMAAMMNQSKPNENDTGDGFEQLQDLFNEMFQGDAAAFSSSSSSSCSTSTFTSSCSFVFDTDTQRSSSFQTSSMRMSDPFGFDPRAHHTFSLGVDHQQDFKKGKNNGGRRNNRRKNNVPSAGHETSSNNYGVPTS; translated from the exons ATGCAGGGAATGGGAGATTTCTTGAGTGAAATGGCGGCTATGATGAATCAATCTAAGCCTAAT GAGAATGACACAGGGGACGGTTTTGAACAACTACAAGATCTGTTTAATGAGATGTTTCAAGGAGACGCTGCTGCATtctcatcgtcatcttcatcatcttgcTCCACTTCAACGTTCACTTCGTCTTGTAGTTTTGTATTTGATACAGACACGCAGCGGTCATCGTCATTTCAGACAAGTTCAATGAGGATGAGTGATCCTTTTGGATTTGACCCCAGAGCTCATCATACCTTCTCTTTAGGg GTTGACCATCAGCAGGATTTCAAGAAAGGGAAGAACAATGGCGGAAGGAGGAACAACAGAAGGAAGAACAATGTTCCATCGGCTGGTCACGAGACGTCGTCGAACAACTATGGAGTCCCCACCTCATAG
- the LOC104767501 gene encoding uncharacterized protein LOC104767501, with the protein MQWNKSNPDWIFKSKKVXAPIHRKKSVTTAASVKSKGTVLGQKKPGGARKALNDITNKSGILAKASSKNNKQIASAASTAKDEIDIAGERFLHDHSKCIKQQQNMWDDHFSADLILLNHGSSIKEKHLSYDMEKMDAKNNLTYDEPEEIASPKLTDWLKSSTPWRSPIRHGSMMMPSTPLAWRFDSTEFTLTEDSDLF; encoded by the exons ATGCAATGGAACAAAAGTAACCCTGACTGGATCTTTAAAAGCAAGAAAGTANACGCTCCGATTCATCGcaaaa AGTCTGTTACTACTGCGGCTTCTGTGAAATCTAAAGGAACTGTACTTGGTCAGAAGAAACCTGGTGGAGCTCGTAAGGCTCTGAATGATATCACAAACAAGTCTGGGATTCTTGCTAAAGCTTCTTCAAAGAATAATAAGCAAATCGCTTCTGCTGCTTCTACTGCGAAAGATGAGATTGACATAGCTGGGGAAAGGTTCTTACACGATCACAGCAAATGCATCAAACAGCAGCAGAATATGTGGGATGATCACTTCTCTGCTGATCTCATTCTACTTAACCATG GTTCAAGCATCAAGGAGAAGCATCTCAGTTATGACATGGAAAAG ATGGATGCTAAGAACAATCTGACTTACGACGAACCAGAAGAGATTGCATCTCCCAAGTTGACTGATTGGCTTAAAAGCTCAACGCCATGGCGCTCCCCAATCAGACATGGTTCTATGATGATGCCTTCCACTCCTCTGGCTTGGAGGTTCGATTCAACTGAGTTCACACTCACAGAAGACTCTGACCTCTTCTAA